From the genome of Pantoea alfalfae, one region includes:
- a CDS encoding MmcQ/YjbR family DNA-binding protein yields the protein MNNSDLLTYCMSKPGAEQSVHSDWKATQIKSNGVLFAMVHEAKGRPAVSLKSTPALAELLREEHSDIIPSEHLNKSHWSTLFLDGSLKDSQIYYLVDASYQQAATR from the coding sequence ATGAATAACTCAGATTTACTGACCTATTGCATGAGCAAGCCGGGCGCGGAGCAGAGCGTCCACAGTGACTGGAAAGCCACGCAGATTAAAAGCAACGGCGTGCTGTTTGCGATGGTACATGAGGCGAAAGGGCGGCCCGCGGTCTCGCTGAAATCGACGCCTGCGCTGGCCGAATTACTGCGCGAAGAGCACAGCGATATTATTCCCAGCGAGCATCTGAATAAGTCTCACTGGAGCACGCTGTTCCTCGACGGTTCGCTGAAAGATTCGCAGATCTACTATCTGGTCGATGCCTCATACCAGCAGGCGGCTACCCGTTAA
- the ssb1 gene encoding single-stranded DNA-binding protein SSB1, with the protein MASRGVNKVILVGNLGQDPEVRYMPNGGAVANITLATSESWRDKQTGENKEITEWHRVVLFGKLAEVAGEYLKKGSQVYIEGQLRTRKWQDQGGQERYTTEVVVNVGGTMQMLGGRQQGGNAGAPAGGGAQGGGNNNGWGQPQQPQGNNNQFSGGAQSRPQQPQSAPASSNNEPPMDFDDDIPF; encoded by the coding sequence ATGGCCAGTCGTGGCGTTAACAAAGTGATTCTTGTCGGGAATCTGGGTCAGGATCCGGAAGTACGTTACATGCCAAATGGTGGCGCGGTTGCCAACATTACGCTGGCTACGTCGGAAAGCTGGCGCGACAAGCAGACCGGTGAAAACAAAGAGATCACTGAATGGCACCGTGTGGTGCTGTTTGGCAAACTGGCTGAAGTCGCAGGCGAATACCTGAAAAAAGGGTCGCAGGTCTACATCGAAGGTCAGCTGCGTACCCGTAAATGGCAGGATCAGGGCGGCCAGGAACGTTACACCACCGAAGTCGTGGTCAACGTTGGCGGCACTATGCAGATGCTGGGTGGCCGTCAGCAGGGCGGCAACGCGGGTGCACCAGCAGGTGGCGGCGCGCAGGGCGGTGGCAACAACAATGGTTGGGGTCAGCCGCAGCAGCCGCAGGGTAACAACAATCAGTTCAGTGGTGGCGCGCAGTCCCGTCCACAGCAGCCACAGAGCGCGCCGGCCAGCAGCAACAACGAACCACCAATGGATTTCGACGACGATATTCCATTCTGA
- the uvrA gene encoding excinuclease ABC subunit UvrA yields MDKIEVRGARTHNLKNINLTIPRDKLIVVTGLSGSGKSSLAFDTLYAEGQRRYVESLSAYARQFLSLMEKPDVDHIEGLSPAISIEQKSTSHNPRSTVGTITEIHDYLRLLFARVGEPRCPDHDVPLAAQTVSQMVDQVLSQPEGRRLMLLAPVVKDRKGEHTKTLENLATQGYIRARIDGEVCDLSDPPKLELQKKHTIEVVIDRFKVREDLATRLAESFETTLELSGGTAIVADMDDSDAEELLFSANFACPICGYSMSELEPRLFSFNNPAGACPTCDGLGVQQYFDPDRVVQNPELSLAGGAIRGWDRRNFYYFQMLRSLAEHLDFDIEASFGSLPDNVQKVILYGSGKESIEFKYINDRGDTSVRRHPFEGVLNNMERRYKETESSAVREELAKFISNRACASCEGTRLRREARHVFVENTTLPTISEMSIGHAMSFFENMKLSGQRAQIAEKILKEIGDRLSFLVNVGLNYLSMSRSAETLSGGEAQRIRLASQIGAGLVGVMYVLDEPSIGLHQRDNERLLGTLIHLRDLGNTVIVVEHDEDAIRAADHVIDIGPGAGVHGGQVVAEGTVDQIMAQEESLTGQFLSGKRGIVVPEERVKGDPAKVLKITGARGNNLKDVTLTLPVGLFTCITGVSGSGKSTLINDTLFPIAQRALNGATIAEPAPYRDVAGLEHFDKVIDIDQSPIGRTPRSNPATYTGIFTPVRELFAGVPEARSRGYNPGRFSFNVRGGRCEACQGDGVLKVEMHFLPDIYVPCDQCKGKRYNRETLEVKYKGKSIHEVLEMTIEEAREFFDAVPALARKLQTLIDVGLTYIRLGQSATTLSGGEAQRVKLARELSKRGTGQTLYILDEPTTGLHFADIQQLLEVLHKLRDQGNTIVVIEHNLDVVKTADWIVDLGPEGGSGGGEILVAGTPETVAECEKSHTARFLKPLLQK; encoded by the coding sequence ATGGATAAGATCGAAGTTCGTGGTGCCCGCACCCATAATTTGAAAAACATCAACCTGACCATCCCACGCGACAAACTCATTGTGGTAACCGGCCTGTCAGGGTCCGGTAAATCCTCACTGGCGTTTGATACGCTGTATGCGGAAGGTCAGCGCCGCTATGTGGAGTCGCTCTCTGCGTATGCGCGCCAGTTTCTTTCGTTAATGGAGAAGCCGGACGTCGATCATATCGAAGGTTTGTCGCCCGCCATTTCCATTGAGCAGAAATCCACCTCGCATAACCCACGTTCGACCGTGGGAACCATCACTGAGATTCACGATTATCTGCGTCTGCTGTTTGCCCGCGTAGGCGAACCGCGTTGTCCGGATCATGATGTGCCGCTGGCGGCGCAGACCGTGAGTCAGATGGTGGATCAGGTGCTCTCGCAGCCGGAAGGTCGTCGCCTGATGCTGCTGGCCCCGGTAGTGAAAGATCGTAAGGGTGAGCACACCAAAACGCTGGAGAATCTGGCAACGCAAGGTTATATCCGTGCGCGTATTGATGGCGAAGTGTGTGACCTCTCCGATCCGCCAAAGCTTGAGCTGCAAAAGAAGCACACCATTGAAGTGGTGATTGACCGCTTTAAAGTGCGTGAAGACCTGGCAACCCGTCTGGCGGAGTCGTTTGAAACCACGCTGGAACTTTCCGGCGGCACGGCTATCGTGGCGGACATGGATGACAGCGACGCAGAAGAGCTGCTCTTCTCGGCTAACTTCGCCTGCCCCATCTGCGGTTACAGCATGAGTGAGCTGGAACCGCGTCTGTTCTCGTTTAACAACCCGGCGGGCGCCTGTCCAACCTGTGACGGCTTGGGCGTACAGCAATATTTTGATCCTGACCGCGTCGTGCAGAATCCTGAACTTTCGCTGGCGGGCGGTGCTATCCGCGGCTGGGATCGCCGTAACTTTTACTATTTCCAGATGCTGCGTTCGCTGGCGGAACACCTCGATTTTGATATCGAAGCGTCATTCGGCAGCCTGCCAGACAACGTGCAGAAGGTGATTCTGTATGGGTCAGGCAAAGAGAGCATCGAATTTAAGTACATCAACGATCGCGGCGATACCTCGGTTCGCCGTCATCCGTTTGAAGGCGTGCTCAATAACATGGAACGCCGCTATAAAGAGACGGAATCCTCTGCGGTTCGCGAAGAGCTGGCGAAGTTTATCAGCAACCGCGCCTGTGCCAGCTGTGAAGGCACCCGTCTGCGTCGTGAAGCGCGCCACGTCTTCGTGGAGAACACCACGCTGCCGACTATCTCTGAGATGAGCATCGGTCATGCGATGTCCTTCTTTGAAAACATGAAACTCAGCGGCCAGCGCGCGCAGATTGCCGAGAAAATTTTGAAAGAGATTGGCGATCGCCTGAGCTTCCTGGTCAACGTCGGCCTGAACTATCTCTCAATGTCACGTTCCGCTGAGACCCTGTCCGGGGGTGAAGCACAGCGTATCCGTCTGGCCAGCCAGATCGGTGCGGGTCTGGTCGGTGTGATGTATGTGCTGGATGAGCCTTCTATTGGCCTGCACCAGCGTGACAACGAACGGCTGCTCGGCACCCTGATTCATCTGCGCGACCTCGGTAACACCGTGATCGTGGTTGAGCATGATGAAGATGCGATTCGTGCCGCAGACCATGTGATCGACATCGGTCCGGGTGCAGGCGTACACGGCGGCCAGGTCGTCGCGGAAGGCACCGTTGATCAGATTATGGCGCAGGAAGAATCCCTGACCGGCCAGTTCCTGAGCGGCAAGCGTGGCATTGTGGTGCCAGAGGAGCGCGTCAAAGGCGATCCGGCCAAAGTGCTGAAGATTACCGGCGCACGCGGCAACAACCTTAAGGATGTCACGCTGACGCTGCCGGTCGGACTGTTCACCTGTATTACCGGTGTGTCCGGTTCAGGTAAATCGACCCTGATCAACGATACGCTGTTCCCGATTGCTCAGCGGGCGCTGAACGGTGCGACCATCGCCGAACCGGCACCTTACCGTGACGTGGCAGGCCTGGAGCACTTCGACAAAGTGATCGACATCGATCAGAGCCCGATTGGTCGTACACCGCGCTCCAACCCGGCCACCTACACCGGTATCTTTACCCCGGTGCGTGAACTCTTTGCGGGCGTGCCGGAAGCGCGTTCGCGCGGTTACAATCCGGGTCGCTTCAGCTTCAACGTGCGGGGCGGACGCTGTGAAGCCTGTCAGGGCGATGGCGTGTTGAAAGTCGAGATGCACTTTCTGCCGGACATTTATGTGCCGTGTGACCAGTGCAAAGGCAAACGCTATAACCGTGAAACGCTGGAAGTGAAGTACAAAGGCAAGAGCATCCACGAAGTGCTGGAGATGACCATCGAAGAGGCCCGTGAGTTCTTCGATGCCGTACCAGCGCTGGCGCGTAAGCTGCAGACGCTGATCGATGTAGGTCTCACCTACATCCGCCTCGGTCAGTCCGCCACCACCCTGTCCGGCGGTGAAGCCCAGCGTGTGAAGCTGGCGCGTGAGCTGTCGAAGCGTGGCACGGGTCAGACGCTCTACATTCTGGATGAGCCGACCACCGGCCTGCACTTTGCCGATATCCAGCAGCTGCTGGAAGTGCTGCATAAGTTGCGCGATCAGGGCAACACCATCGTGGTAATTGAGCACAACCTTGATGTGGTCAAAACCGCAGACTGGATTGTCGATCTCGGTCCGGAAGGCGGCAGCGGCGGCGGTGAAATCCTGGTTGCTGGTACGCCAGAAACCGTGGCGGAGTGTGAGAAATCCCACACCGCGCGCTTCCTGAAGCCCCTGTTACAGAAGTAA
- a CDS encoding AraC family transcriptional regulator, translating into MDGVPASFPCEKDRARFRQLAELPGVELYQAHISRYAFEPHTHEAFGIGTIEAGAQRFRYRGTEYTAPENSLVMMNPDELHTGESACEEGWRYQMIYIQPQLMDELTGDRGWWFNEALLTDPRVAQPLSRTLAALWQAESELARQSLIAELLLQIRPLARMSSQRRPDARHRFDQVRDFLRANLAEPVRLEELAALASLSPWHFLRAFRQHYHVTPHQMLMAFRLYDAKQRLAQGEAAASVAAAVGLTDQAHLTRAFAHRYGITPGRYQKQVRQL; encoded by the coding sequence GTGGACGGTGTTCCGGCAAGTTTCCCCTGTGAGAAAGATCGCGCCCGGTTCCGGCAACTCGCAGAGCTGCCGGGTGTGGAACTCTATCAGGCCCACATCTCCCGCTATGCCTTTGAACCTCATACCCATGAAGCCTTTGGGATCGGCACCATTGAAGCGGGCGCACAGCGCTTTCGCTATCGCGGCACCGAATATACTGCGCCGGAGAACTCACTGGTCATGATGAACCCGGATGAGCTGCACACGGGTGAGTCAGCGTGCGAAGAGGGCTGGCGCTATCAGATGATCTACATTCAGCCGCAGCTGATGGATGAACTGACCGGCGACCGCGGCTGGTGGTTTAACGAGGCGCTGCTGACCGATCCGCGCGTGGCGCAGCCGCTCTCCCGCACGCTTGCCGCACTCTGGCAGGCAGAGTCTGAACTGGCGCGCCAGAGCCTGATTGCTGAGCTGCTGCTGCAAATCCGTCCGCTGGCGCGTATGTCCTCACAGCGCAGACCCGATGCCCGGCATCGTTTTGATCAGGTCAGAGATTTTTTGCGCGCAAACCTTGCAGAACCGGTGCGGCTGGAGGAGCTGGCCGCGCTGGCTTCACTGTCGCCGTGGCACTTCTTACGTGCTTTTCGCCAGCACTATCACGTTACGCCGCATCAGATGCTGATGGCTTTCCGGCTCTATGACGCCAAGCAAAGGCTGGCGCAAGGTGAGGCGGCCGCCAGCGTCGCGGCGGCGGTTGGATTGACCGATCAGGCTCATCTCACCCGCGCCTTTGCTCACCGTTATGGCATTACGCCGGGCCGCTATCAAAAGCAGGTTCGCCAGCTTTGA
- a CDS encoding isochorismatase family protein has product MAQRVAVIIDMQNGVFISPRFDQAGRVAQINRLTERADITIFIQHREGAMCEGNEAFNLLPELIQPAGAYYVTKTACDSFWQTELAALLKKRAVEEFVVCGCATDYCLDTTIKVGASAGYAITVAADAHTTADRHWVSAEALINQHNEVWSSLSIPGNVPRVLRTDEIVAEWS; this is encoded by the coding sequence ATGGCACAGCGTGTGGCAGTGATTATCGATATGCAGAATGGGGTCTTCATCTCGCCGCGCTTCGACCAGGCGGGTCGGGTGGCGCAGATTAACCGACTGACTGAACGCGCCGATATCACCATTTTTATCCAGCACCGCGAAGGCGCGATGTGCGAGGGAAATGAAGCTTTTAATCTGCTGCCGGAACTGATTCAGCCTGCTGGCGCATATTACGTGACAAAAACCGCTTGCGACAGCTTCTGGCAGACTGAGCTGGCCGCACTGTTAAAGAAGCGGGCGGTGGAAGAGTTTGTGGTGTGCGGTTGTGCCACTGACTACTGTCTGGATACCACCATAAAAGTGGGTGCCAGTGCAGGTTATGCCATTACGGTTGCTGCGGATGCGCACACCACCGCCGATCGTCACTGGGTCAGCGCTGAAGCGTTGATAAACCAGCACAATGAGGTCTGGTCCTCATTGTCGATTCCCGGCAACGTGCCGCGTGTGCTGCGCACAGACGAGATTGTGGCGGAATGGTCGTAA
- a CDS encoding oligosaccharide flippase family protein, with product MKLSVMSNAAWMMSEKIISVFGVIFVTSYVAKSFGPTVFGQMAFSTSLFAMVQTVAIFGTETILFKRVSKNASKGLRLMTIARTLRMVLLLVTSVPVLIWVWYNMQENFLAFALASFVASVFVTQDTFSVYNNARLASRLNTIANAVGMLLSFGISFTVAWLRLNPLWLTLSIVAVTLVPYLIKRHNFYQDHQDQMPPREKRTAYLRYLMYAGLPLAISSIFISVQVKAAQMFLAGTAPARDLGLFAAANTISASWIFIPVALITSCFTEIFRERGEVAIKLAARLNGYVMAVSLLMLLVISLYGEQIIIALYGPEYTQSGSLITLLSIATSFSAMGTVAYRYMVKEGGFNYLLRKIICLMVISLPLSWWLIQGHGIMGAAWSVFLSELLSLTVMNYFFKNGVIQKIQVSSLNYKTYK from the coding sequence ATGAAATTGAGCGTAATGTCTAATGCCGCCTGGATGATGTCTGAGAAGATCATCTCCGTTTTTGGCGTCATTTTTGTGACGTCTTACGTGGCTAAATCCTTTGGTCCAACGGTGTTTGGCCAGATGGCGTTTTCTACTTCACTTTTTGCAATGGTGCAAACCGTCGCAATCTTTGGCACCGAAACTATTCTGTTTAAGCGCGTCAGCAAAAATGCGTCGAAAGGTCTTCGACTGATGACCATCGCCCGTACGCTGCGCATGGTGCTATTGCTGGTCACTTCGGTGCCAGTCTTAATTTGGGTCTGGTACAACATGCAGGAAAACTTCCTGGCGTTTGCACTGGCCTCATTTGTTGCCTCGGTTTTTGTCACCCAGGACACCTTCAGCGTTTATAACAACGCGCGTCTTGCCTCGCGTCTTAACACTATCGCTAACGCTGTGGGCATGCTGCTGAGTTTCGGCATCAGCTTTACCGTGGCCTGGCTGCGTCTTAATCCGCTCTGGCTGACGCTGTCGATTGTTGCCGTGACACTGGTGCCTTACCTGATCAAGCGTCACAACTTCTATCAGGACCACCAGGATCAGATGCCACCGCGCGAAAAGCGCACCGCCTATCTGCGCTATCTGATGTATGCCGGTCTGCCGCTGGCGATCTCCAGCATCTTTATCTCGGTGCAGGTCAAAGCGGCGCAGATGTTTCTGGCAGGCACGGCGCCTGCGCGCGACCTCGGTCTCTTTGCGGCGGCGAATACTATCTCCGCCTCCTGGATTTTTATCCCGGTTGCGCTTATCACCTCCTGCTTCACTGAAATCTTCAGGGAGCGCGGCGAGGTCGCCATTAAGCTGGCTGCCCGGCTCAATGGCTACGTTATGGCGGTTTCATTGCTGATGCTGCTTGTCATTTCGCTTTACGGCGAGCAAATCATCATCGCGTTGTACGGACCGGAATACACACAGTCAGGAAGTCTCATTACGTTGCTGTCGATAGCGACCAGCTTTTCGGCAATGGGGACCGTAGCGTATCGCTACATGGTCAAAGAGGGAGGATTTAACTACTTGCTGAGGAAAATCATCTGCCTGATGGTCATCAGTCTGCCGCTCTCCTGGTGGTTGATCCAGGGTCACGGCATCATGGGGGCCGCGTGGAGCGTTTTCCTTTCAGAACTTTTGTCCCTGACCGTAATGAATTACTTCTTTAAAAACGGCGTCATTCAAAAGATTCAGGTTTCCTCACTCAACTACAAAACATACAAATGA
- a CDS encoding DMT family transporter, giving the protein MFAGIMFAVTAGLLWGLIFVGPLLVPDYPGALQSAGRYVAFGLIALPLAWHSRRRLRQLSRADWLEAVKLSLVGNLFYYAFLANAIQRTGGPVSTMIIGTLPVVIAVTANLCYGHLEGRLPWRRLFPALVMMAAGLLCVNAAELQSQGATLDLSRYLTGIVLALLAVICWTWYPLRNARWLRTHPELRPSTWATAQGLVTLPMALILYALVSVQLAWQQPDFSLPFGPRPTVFIALMLTIGLLCSWLGTLCWNAASQRLPTVLMGPLIVFEILFGLLWTFLWYQRWPPQLTLTGIVCLMAGVIWAMRIKPHPQVVTIKE; this is encoded by the coding sequence ATGTTTGCGGGAATTATGTTTGCCGTCACCGCCGGGTTGCTGTGGGGGCTGATCTTTGTCGGGCCGCTGCTGGTGCCGGACTATCCTGGCGCCCTGCAATCGGCGGGACGTTACGTGGCGTTTGGGCTGATTGCGCTGCCGCTGGCCTGGCACAGCCGTCGTCGGCTGCGTCAGCTGTCACGCGCTGACTGGCTTGAGGCCGTGAAGCTCTCGCTGGTGGGAAACCTCTTCTACTATGCGTTTCTGGCGAACGCCATTCAGCGTACCGGCGGGCCGGTCTCCACCATGATTATCGGCACGCTGCCGGTGGTGATCGCCGTCACGGCTAACCTCTGTTATGGCCATCTTGAAGGACGGCTGCCGTGGCGGCGGCTGTTCCCGGCACTGGTCATGATGGCGGCTGGCTTGCTCTGCGTGAACGCAGCGGAGCTGCAGAGCCAGGGCGCCACGCTGGATCTCAGTCGTTATCTGACCGGTATCGTGCTGGCACTGCTGGCGGTAATCTGCTGGACCTGGTATCCGCTGCGTAATGCCCGCTGGCTGCGCACGCATCCTGAACTGCGCCCCTCAACCTGGGCTACCGCGCAGGGGCTGGTGACGCTGCCGATGGCACTGATCCTGTACGCGCTGGTCAGCGTTCAGCTCGCCTGGCAGCAGCCCGATTTTTCGCTGCCGTTCGGGCCGCGTCCCACGGTATTCATCGCATTGATGCTGACGATTGGCCTGCTCTGCTCCTGGCTTGGCACCTTATGCTGGAATGCTGCCAGCCAGCGTCTGCCCACCGTACTGATGGGGCCGCTGATTGTTTTCGAGATACTCTTTGGCCTGTTATGGACTTTTCTCTGGTATCAACGCTGGCCGCCGCAGCTCACCCTGACAGGCATTGTTTGTCTGATGGCGGGTGTGATCTGGGCAATGCGCATCAAACCGCACCCGCAGGTAGTTACGATTAAAGAGTAA
- a CDS encoding secondary thiamine-phosphate synthase enzyme YjbQ: MWHQQTITLSAKSRGFHLVTDEIVNSLSGLRDIKTGLLHLLLQHTSASLTLNENCDPTVRSDMEQHFMRYVPENAPYQHDYEGRDDMPAHIKSSILGVSLLLPVQRGRLVLGTWQGIWLGEHRIEGGARRIVATLQGES, from the coding sequence ATGTGGCATCAACAAACTATTACGCTGAGCGCGAAGTCGCGTGGGTTTCATCTGGTCACCGATGAGATCGTCAACTCGCTCTCCGGACTGCGTGATATCAAAACCGGTCTGCTGCATCTGCTGTTGCAGCACACTTCGGCGTCGTTAACCTTAAATGAGAATTGCGACCCGACGGTGCGCAGCGACATGGAGCAGCATTTCATGCGGTACGTGCCCGAGAATGCGCCTTATCAGCACGATTACGAAGGGCGTGATGATATGCCGGCGCACATCAAATCGTCGATCTTAGGGGTTTCGTTGTTATTACCGGTTCAGCGGGGACGTCTGGTGCTGGGCACCTGGCAGGGGATCTGGCTGGGCGAGCATCGCATTGAGGGCGGTGCCAGGCGGATTGTCGCCACGTTACAAGGGGAATCGTAA
- a CDS encoding transposase, producing the protein MRKSRYSEDQITNAIKASESGVKVREICEELGISEATFYSWKKKFSGLSSEEGRKIKELEEKLQNVTRELQTLNSDKEMLQSVLKHFFTTNEKRQAVDFLQTTFDIGTRRSCRLLDISRSVYHYPSGTENR; encoded by the coding sequence ATGAGAAAGTCACGATACAGCGAAGATCAAATCACAAATGCCATTAAAGCTTCTGAATCGGGCGTGAAAGTCAGAGAGATTTGTGAAGAGTTAGGCATCTCTGAAGCCACGTTCTATAGCTGGAAAAAGAAGTTTTCTGGGTTGTCTTCGGAAGAAGGCAGAAAAATCAAGGAGCTGGAAGAAAAACTGCAGAATGTCACACGTGAACTGCAGACGCTCAATTCGGACAAAGAGATGCTGCAGAGCGTTCTGAAGCACTTCTTTACGACTAATGAAAAACGACAGGCTGTAGATTTCCTGCAGACCACCTTTGACATTGGCACCCGTCGCAGCTGCCGCTTATTAGATATCAGCCGCAGCGTATACCACTATCCGTCAGGCACGGAGAATCGCTAA
- a CDS encoding amino acid aminotransferase codes for MFQNVDAYAGDPILSLMEAFKQDPREHKVNLSIGLYYDEQNIIPRLKAVAAAEEQLYAEPHQASLYLPMEGLNSYRSAIAPLLFGADHPVLKAGRIASIQTLGGSGALKVGADFLKRYFPQSAVWVSDPTWENHVAIFNGAGFDVNTYPWYDAETHGVRFDAFISPLKTLPAQSIVLLHPCCHNPTGADLTDAQWDQTVEVLKAQQLIPFLDIAYQGFGAGMEQDAYALRAVAAAGLPALVSNSFSKIFSLYGERVGGLSIVCDSAEESARVLGQLKATVRRNYSSPPNFGAQVVARVLNDEALKASWLAEVEAMRLRILAMRQSLVDVLSTALPGKNFDYLLKQRGMFSYTGLSAQQVDRLRNEFGIYLVGSGRMCVAGLNSKNVHQVAEAFAAVM; via the coding sequence GTGTTTCAAAACGTTGATGCCTATGCGGGCGATCCGATTCTGTCGTTGATGGAAGCGTTCAAACAAGACCCACGTGAACACAAAGTTAACCTGAGCATCGGGCTCTATTACGACGAACAGAACATCATCCCGCGGCTGAAGGCTGTAGCGGCTGCTGAAGAGCAGCTTTATGCTGAGCCGCATCAGGCATCGCTCTATCTGCCAATGGAAGGGCTGAACAGCTACCGCAGTGCGATTGCACCGCTGCTGTTTGGTGCCGATCATCCGGTGTTAAAGGCGGGCCGTATTGCGTCGATTCAGACTCTTGGCGGTTCTGGCGCGTTGAAAGTGGGTGCGGATTTCCTTAAGCGCTACTTCCCGCAGTCTGCCGTCTGGGTCAGCGATCCGACCTGGGAAAACCACGTCGCGATTTTTAATGGCGCAGGTTTTGACGTCAATACCTATCCCTGGTATGACGCAGAAACTCACGGTGTGCGGTTTGATGCCTTTATCAGCCCCCTGAAAACCCTGCCTGCGCAGAGCATCGTGTTGCTGCATCCCTGCTGTCATAACCCGACCGGCGCTGACCTGACGGATGCGCAGTGGGATCAGACCGTTGAGGTGCTGAAAGCACAGCAGCTGATTCCTTTCCTGGATATCGCCTATCAGGGCTTTGGTGCCGGTATGGAGCAGGATGCGTATGCACTGCGCGCGGTCGCGGCGGCGGGTCTGCCTGCGCTGGTCAGCAACTCCTTCTCCAAAATCTTCTCGCTCTATGGCGAGCGCGTAGGCGGTCTCTCTATCGTGTGCGACAGTGCCGAAGAGTCAGCACGTGTGCTGGGCCAGTTAAAAGCAACCGTTCGCCGTAACTACTCCAGCCCGCCGAATTTCGGTGCGCAGGTTGTCGCACGCGTCCTCAACGACGAGGCGCTGAAGGCCAGCTGGCTGGCTGAAGTGGAGGCGATGCGTCTGCGCATTCTCGCGATGCGCCAGTCGCTGGTGGACGTACTGAGCACCGCGCTGCCAGGTAAAAACTTCGACTATCTGCTGAAGCAGCGTGGCATGTTTAGTTATACCGGTCTGAGTGCGCAGCAGGTTGATCGCCTGCGTAACGAATTTGGCATCTATCTGGTGGGCAGCGGTCGCATGTGTGTGGCCGGTCTGAACAGCAAAAATGTGCATCAGGTAGCGGAAGCGTTTGCCGCCGTGATGTAA
- a CDS encoding NAD(P)-dependent alcohol dehydrogenase: MNITHAYAAQDAKSKLAPFDFKPRELRAHDVQLEVLFCGVCHSDLHQARNEWKNTIFPVVPGHEIVGRVTAVGPQTQKYKVGDLVGVGCMVDSCRSCPSCQQGLEQYCENGFVGTYNGEDRETGAITYGGYSTSMVVDESFVLRIPENLELAGVAPLLCAGITTYSPLRHWNVGPGKKVGIVGLGGLGHMGVKIAHAMGAHVVLFTTSPSKIEDGKRLGADEVVISKDPEQMAQHANSFDFILNTVAAQHDLNPFITLLKLDGNMTLVGAPEHDHPAPQVFNLIFKRRSIAGSLIGGIAETQEMLDFCGEHGITSDIELIAMDQINEAYERMLKSDVKYRFVIDINTLRAQSAA, encoded by the coding sequence ATGAATATTACGCATGCGTATGCTGCTCAGGATGCAAAATCCAAACTGGCACCGTTCGATTTTAAGCCGCGTGAGCTGCGCGCCCATGACGTTCAGCTTGAGGTGCTGTTCTGTGGCGTTTGCCACTCAGACCTGCATCAGGCCCGTAATGAGTGGAAAAACACCATTTTCCCCGTGGTTCCGGGACATGAAATTGTGGGTCGCGTGACTGCTGTTGGTCCACAGACGCAGAAATACAAAGTCGGCGATCTGGTTGGCGTCGGCTGCATGGTTGATTCCTGCCGCAGCTGTCCAAGCTGTCAGCAGGGTCTGGAGCAGTATTGCGAAAACGGCTTTGTGGGCACCTATAACGGCGAAGATCGCGAAACCGGCGCTATTACCTACGGCGGTTACTCAACGTCGATGGTGGTTGATGAGAGCTTTGTGCTGCGGATTCCGGAGAACCTGGAGCTGGCGGGCGTTGCACCGCTGCTGTGTGCCGGTATCACCACCTATTCGCCGCTGCGTCACTGGAATGTCGGTCCTGGCAAAAAAGTGGGTATCGTAGGCTTAGGCGGCCTGGGCCATATGGGCGTGAAGATTGCGCATGCCATGGGCGCACATGTGGTGCTGTTCACCACCTCGCCATCCAAAATTGAAGATGGCAAACGTCTGGGTGCCGATGAAGTCGTGATCTCCAAAGATCCGGAGCAGATGGCGCAGCACGCGAACAGCTTTGACTTCATCCTGAACACCGTGGCGGCTCAGCACGATCTCAACCCGTTCATCACCCTGCTGAAACTGGATGGCAACATGACGCTGGTCGGTGCACCGGAGCACGACCATCCGGCACCGCAGGTCTTTAACCTGATCTTCAAACGTCGCAGCATCGCCGGTTCACTGATTGGCGGCATCGCGGAAACCCAGGAGATGCTCGATTTCTGTGGCGAGCACGGGATTACGTCGGACATTGAGCTGATCGCGATGGACCAGATCAACGAAGCCTATGAGCGCATGCTCAAAAGCGATGTGAAGTATCGCTTTGTTATCGATATCAACACGCTGCGCGCTCAGTCTGCCGCGTAA